Within Cydia fagiglandana chromosome 10, ilCydFagi1.1, whole genome shotgun sequence, the genomic segment gttattttaggtacatttttacctataacttcataatttttctttaaattttatttttttctaagttTTGTGATTTATTCCTTTTGCGAAACAGTTAATAAATCGgaatatattaaatttatctAAAGTAGAAGTGGTGATAAATAATTCAAAACCGCACATATAATAACGATGATTTATTCATTTCAACTTGGTTTCCTCAATTCAATGACCTCCATTCCTTTTCCAAACACGCAGACTTCGATGGTTTCACTGAAAGCAAAGGGAATTCATAAGTTGAAATGAATCATAGATTCTCTTTTATAGCAAAAAGATCGCATCGATAAAAGTTTTTGTCGcagactgaggggctaccgcgaatcacgttcgacgtgctgcctccctgtcacacttacgtacgaatttacatgtgcgacaaagaggcaacacgtcgaacgtggtacgCGGTAGGTATTagtattacttttttttgttaaaacttaCAATAAATGATATCCACGATCCCGGGCATGAACAGACGCTTACGCTCAGTGACAGAAGAACCTGAACCCACGGGGCCTTAAATTACAGTGTCGGTCCAAACTAACTCTGCATAGACTTGGCTACCAAcgtcatatttcaaaaaaaaatatgacatttgtAGCTGTGGTTCCACAAGTTGCCCAAGTTAGAAGAACTTTAATTGCTGTCTTAACTCACCTGTCACTCTCCATCAAATCCATGCCCTGGACATCAGCTACATCGCAAAATGCCTGCGAAACGAATTCACATAGAATCCCTTCTTCAACCTTCCATCTTAACAAGCTGACCCTCTGGTCTATCGACGCAGAGACTAAATACTCTTCAGAGAAACATAGACCAGTTATCTGAGAGCTGTGCAATGAATCCATGTGGACAGAAGTTGTTAACTTTGCAGAGGTCAGGTTAAGCTGGAAGTCGATTAGAATAAGATGTATAGCGTTGTCATCGCCTCCTGTTGCTACTAAAATATCTCCATTTGATAATAGTTTGGATGCTATACTGTTTATACCACTTTTGTTGGTTGTTGTAATGAAAAATGGCAGAAATCCATTGTTAAGCTTACTTGTATCCCAAAAAGCTATTTCACCTCGTGTCGTACAGGTTACTAAAATAGTCTTATTTTCAATTTTGATGCAGTGTGTTTTGAGAATGCAAGTTTTGTGATATTTTACTTCATTAATCAGTTTAAATTCAGCGTTTTCATCAATGTTAAAATTGTATATTCTGAGATAGGCATCTGAACATCCAACGAATACAATGAATTTGTTATCATCTGTTTGTATGGTTTCGATATCCATGACTCTAGTTTCTGGGTCAAAATCTATTGAACAGTTTCGCCAATTTTGATTACCTTTCTTCTCTTTATCTGTCCCTTTTATTTGATAATCTAGAACTTCTTCAAATAtaacttttatttcattttctttcttttcaaaattaattatattcaagCAGATTTGTGCTCTACCTCCAGCTGATATGACAAGAACCTTTTCATcttttagtttatataattttaatgctCTTATATTTGACAAATGTTTCAATACAACTCTATCTACAAATCCCATTCTAGAATCAAGATTAGACACCCTTAAAGTAGTATCTTCACCACCAGAAATGAAAAACATTTTTGATGGGTCCAAATCACTTGTACAACATTGAAGACAGTTGATTTCTTTAGAATGTGAACCATTTACAACATTCCTAGAAACAATTTTACTCAATTGGAAAGCAACTATATTCACGTCAgagtttttaatatatattaatttaataaattcttCATATTTATCATTTACTTTATCTATCTGTCGAACTGCGTCCCAAGAACGATGTCCACCACCACAAGGCACTTCCAACATCTTATTATTATTCCTTATATCATAAACCACAAAATCTCTTTCTTGAAATCCACAAACGATATTCTCATCTCTGTCTAGGAATTTTTCAACCCATTGAAATTCTAAGCATTTACTACTCATATATTTGACTTTACTATTTCTTATGACAAAGTGTCTAATGGTGCCATCTCTCCCTGTGCTGATAATTTCATTATCCTTAATAGTTACTGAGGTAGGACCGTATCTGCCGTGGACTTTACGAAAGGTTTTTACTGGATCCTTTTCTCCTTTAATATAGATATGGATATTACCACATCTGTCTCCAAGAATAGTCATGTTATTTTTGACATCAATGGCCACAGCAGTCAACCATCTTTCTTTACAAACTGGTAAAATATAACTGCAAATCTTCTCCACTTCATTTCCTTTtgcaataacatttatttcacCACTTTGTGAACAGAAAATGAGATGCCTATTGTCACCCCAATGCATGGATAAAATGTTCCCAAATTCCAATTTAGTATTTATTACATTCTGCAAACAATCTTCTCTGCAATTTTCGATAAAAACATCTAGATTCCCATCCATATCAGAAACTGCAATAATCTGTCTACATGAAGACATGCTTAGCAA encodes:
- the LOC134668385 gene encoding tRNA (34-2'-O)-methyltransferase regulator WDR6, which codes for MAFVRTDVTAVRFHQDFIFAGIGSYTNIFSKASLETIQSLLTLQGQKIYGFVPSKCGEKILCFGGKQFTLLSFSGPSRETGEICSRLFPPVVCDDWLHSGIWLDDDKVALLTAHNTVQFWDIPSQTLLSQHKSKDNSILYSGLLVPLQDEVLVLAGTVFSEVIIRCCSEAEPLQHLKGHRGVIFSISCDPQKEIIVTTSDDRSLRIWSPNTDSKHKINTKEYWQHTEMLCKYELYGHLARVMRSCISSNMVVSVGEDGAICYWDFNGKLLRKNLAHQNSCIWAVDADNDSLVTGGGDCGIMVHPLSVADVSQNYIMERNADVKKVVFTARRNIIMMTDNCLIYFGEGKDKLEYRLNHTSTYKLLSMSSCRQIIAVSDMDGNLDVFIENCREDCLQNVINTKLEFGNILSMHWGDNRHLIFCSQSGEINVIAKGNEVEKICSYILPVCKERWLTAVAIDVKNNMTILGDRCGNIHIYIKGEKDPVKTFRKVHGRYGPTSVTIKDNEIISTGRDGTIRHFVIRNSKVKYMSSKCLEFQWVEKFLDRDENIVCGFQERDFVVYDIRNNNKMLEVPCGGGHRSWDAVRQIDKVNDKYEEFIKLIYIKNSDVNIVAFQLSKIVSRNVVNGSHSKEINCLQCCTSDLDPSKMFFISGGEDTTLRVSNLDSRMGFVDRVVLKHLSNIRALKLYKLKDEKVLVISAGGRAQICLNIINFEKKENEIKVIFEEVLDYQIKGTDKEKKGNQNWRNCSIDFDPETRVMDIETIQTDDNKFIVFVGCSDAYLRIYNFNIDENAEFKLINEVKYHKTCILKTHCIKIENKTILVTCTTRGEIAFWDTSKLNNGFLPFFITTTNKSGINSIASKLLSNGDILVATGGDDNAIHLILIDFQLNLTSAKLTTSVHMDSLHSSQITGLCFSEEYLVSASIDQRVSLLRWKVEEGILCEFVSQAFCDVADVQGMDLMESDSETIEVCVFGKGMEVIELRKPS